The Diabrotica undecimpunctata isolate CICGRU chromosome 11, icDiaUnde3, whole genome shotgun sequence genome contains the following window.
tatggtgataaaccacatttgtaataacaacaaatatttctaaCCATCTaattataactttgtgttttgaaaaggagtttttaaaaattattttatttactttttgaaaatacaagtttacaaaaattaacaaacaaaagttatgaagcaaaagttatattaattgaaatgttcctctatttataatattgtattgcGTAGTTTCTATTGTCCTACAATGTGCAGATTCTGTGGAATCCAGTGGCGTAACTATctgtaaaaaatcatttatttattatggaagtaacattattttaatttaaaatcacttttttcaaatattatcgaatgtatgtattatccggtaaaatttatttctaaatacctaatttgttcatttctcatacaaatgttttttgttttaaacacatagaattaaaatgttttacttacctcggaccaaatttttgtaatacaatttcaaataaaataagatatttaaattctttaaacataTTTAGATATAGGCAGATTTAGAAGCCACAgcacgtttatgtacaattttagttgacacgatatttactagttctattttaaatgaataatgTGATTCATGGTCTgtcttttgtaacatttttatttgtaagtaaacctgttgctactatgtcagtgaaatattgcaacgctagtgaatttaattcaggggatcaaaaatggacgtttagtttagtactttttcacatagcaccatctagtataacgtatatcaaacaaacaatggtatattaaaatctattgagacagaaagagtggtgacatctcgtgactgtctcaattagaatcaaacaaatttatacattgcgttggctaactagtcctatttaaacaatggtattagcattttattatatatcgtggctgaatggatcaataatccaaagccattaaaaaaaacagaaaaatatcaGATAATGGTgttatttgattaaaaaattcTTTCTCTAATGTACTGTCAAAGCATTTTGTGTTCGATATTGGTTTTCTGTTTATTTTCCTGGCTTGATTCCATAAAGTTGATGATGGAGTATTTTTATTTAGGGCGGAAACAAAATTTTTCCAACTTTGTTTGGCTATTGCTTTTAGTTTTTTCTTACCGTTTGCTATGGTCTCTTGGCATttcaagtaatttttaaaattcgaaTTATGTTTGTACATTGAAAGGGATTCTTGCCTCTTACTGATGACTCTGTCGCCGTCTTTATTCCACCAAGGGAGAGggtttcaaattttgtttttaaaaggttTATACTGTGGAATTAAAATTTCTGCTGCCTGGTTGATCCCATCTTTCAAGaaactgtatttttttatatattttccatttgGTACTGCTtatcaaaaaattgttcaacAGAAGATGCATATAAATACCAATTGGTCTTTTTTTATTCCACTTGCTTGCAGGATTAATCTTTTCAATTTTATTCTTGCAATTCATTTCCATGTTGATGATAAAATGGTTTGAGCCTAAAGTATCTGGATAGACGGACCAGATTATTTTACTAGTTAGTTCAGGCGAGGCGAAAGTTACATCGATGGctgaaatattttgatcaggTCAGGTAAGAATAGTTGGTTGGCTGTTATTCATTACTATATAACCCAAATCATCTGCAGCTGTTATAAGTTGTTTTCCAACTACGTCATTAAAATTCGATCCCCAAATTGTATGATGAGCGTTGAAGTCTCCACCTAAAATTGCTTGTTTACTTACTTCCGAGAAAATATTCGTCCAATCAGATACTGTGCTTTTACTTTTAGGCGATCTGTATATAGATAATATGCTTAATTTACTTTTTTCGTATTTAATCTTTGTACCACAAACTTgaatatctttattaaaattacaatttaaCTTTAATTCGCTAAAAGAAATTGAATTATGAATTAATATGGCAACGCCGCCAAAACCGTCGTGCCTGTCATTCCTGATAAGATTGTAACCATTAAATCTATATTGCAATTTTTctttaaaccatgtttcactgAGAAGAAGAatgtctattttttctttgtttaaataATTCGTTAAGCTGCCTTTATTGGCAACCGCAATAGCGTTCCACtgacttattttaaaaaaatgtttataagacattaaaattactattatCTATTGTATGAAATACCTGTTCTAAACCTGAAATTATTGTTTTATCGTCTATCGTTTTAATGTCGTCCAATGTATGAATGTTACTTAAAAGCTTGATTATAAAAGTTGACACACATTTAGCTAATTCATTTTTGTTATCAGTTTTTCTTTAGTTTGGTTTGTATGGGTTAGGAGGTAAGGGTTGTGAGGGTCCAAATGTGAACCGAAATATTGGTTGCTGTACTGTTGATTGAATAGGAGAGGATTTggcttttcttttctttcctgtAGGAAGATTTTCGCTGTCAAAATTAGTTTGACGGTGTGTTGGAATTTGAGTTTGTCTTATACTCATATTTGGGCGaattatagaaatatttttattatttacaggGAGTGTGGAAAATTCTTTATCATAATTTGAAAGAACAGAAAAAGGATTGTGACTAATTTAGCCGAAGAATAAATTTTCGCAGTATAATTTTGCTTCTAAAAAGGTAGTTTGATGCTCTATCATAAAGGTCTTAATTTTTTTCTGCTTTTCATAAAAACGGCAGTTTTTAGATATTGTTACATGGTCAGTATTGTTACAGTGTATGTAAAACTTGGTGGTAAATATTGTACAACTCTACCAATAAATTGCTCAATGGGAAATTAAACTCGAGTAAAGGCTACGAAACTGGGAAGAATATTTCCCTTAAAAGTAATAACTACAGTTTTCTTATCTACCTACTCTGTTCTTGATTCTTTTTGACTCTTACACTTTGTTCCATACATACTTAAAACTTTAGACGTACATTCAATATTCTCCATTAAATGATTAACATCGTACCGAGTATCTACATCCCTAACTAACCCTATCACTTCCAACAAGTGATTTGGTATATATGCTCTTAAATTATGTTCTTTTAATGACTTATTATTAACTAATTCATTAGCATCTAAACGAGAATTTACTAGAATCTTTACTCGATTCCGACCAATACtcttaatttcttttatattactaAGTTTTAATATCTTAAACAGTATATGTCCTACATCAATTACCAATGCACTGTTCTCACTTATCACATCCATATCTATTTCTTTCGTCGAAGAGGACATCTTTAGATTTTTATCAATCCCCAATGGGGATTGCATTCATTTGAAAACAAacaatataggtatatataaaaatacacccCAACACAAGTAAAAAACTAGAAACTAATTAGCAAGCTGTTAAATCGAAAACGATTAGTACGAATGTTCTTATCGTTTGAAGGTAAAATCGAGACTGGAATATTTCGTtgatgtgagtaaaaatataacatcaactattttgccataagatcctatttcctatctccccaattcaaaaaaatgtttcgaatttattctttataagaccagttgataaatctgaactgattcaaacaatcaatagtatcaaaagcaaatctttctgTATAGCTGAtgaactatccataaaaattttcctaAATCTCCCAAAAATATGTTGGATgttctggtctcactaattaatggtgcctttgaaaaaggtatatttccagagtccctaaagacagccattattattcctcttcataagggtgatGAAAAATCGAATGTTTGGAACTAAtaacctattgccttactaccagtACTATCCGAAATTCTTGAGAGACTTATGTCCTGTCTCGTTGAAAACATTATCacaaaatcagttcggctttttatctaataaatctACCAGTAATGTTATGTTTTCTATACTATATGAGGTATACCACGCACTAATAAATAATCTTTACATTGCCATTGAATTTTGccactatgccaaagcttttgattgtgtaaatcacattttgataaaaaaaactaaatttctacgttAATTCacggtatttctttgaattggttttaATCTTACTTGGAAAAGTAagcaactagttagagcaaatgatactgactctagtcacaaaagcgtTGTATATGGATTACCACAAGGTTTAGTATTGGGTCCTCTAATTTTCCTTATATTTATAAATTCTaattgtaactttaacatcataacatataagattcaataatgtaacctaaattcaaattaataacatttaccgggtttttacccacatatttagtaacttcaaacatgtacacctagacacactgatgatggaatatggattacaaaaactttttgtgatgtagcccgatagggtgttttaattatattccttttatgaagaatttttaaataattttttttggtatttaaattttataataataattattattattaaatttttaaaaagagtCTAATACCTACGCCACTGTTCAGAGTAATAATTCAACTTTCGCTTATAATATTGTTGCCATTTTTTGGCGTCTTACTCTAGCGTAGGAGATTTATTAGTACAATTCCTTGCCAACAGgtagataaaatatactaaaataccctggtaaatacaaattttattggtttttccaCGAAGATAATGAAGCAACAAAAATTCTAGTTAGTAAAAACAACAATCTAAAATATATTATAGTACTAACTCAGTAAACTACTGCTACTACTCCTACTACTCAGCTCTTCTGGACTCAGCAAGTCAAATGAACATTATTAATCGTTGTTTTGCGCAACGAATAAATGTACGTTTCCAAAAACAAAATGCAAATATTTCCGGTTAAGGTAGTAATAATTGTACCTATAGCGGAGAAGTGGTAGACATTACTTTCAATTCTCAAATAGCTCCTCATCTTATATTTAGTATACCTTGTACAGTTATAGACAAAATAACCAATAACTTACCACAATTTTCTATCTCTCCTTCTAACTTTAAAATTCCGGCTCACATGAAAGTTGAGCTTGCCGattctttcttttttgaattcaGCCAAATATATATTCTGATTGGCTGCGATTTATATCATTATTTACTTAAGTCTACCGTGATTATTACGGGTGGTAATTTAGCGTCTTTTATAGACACTGATCTCGGATACGTCATAGCAGATCCTGCACCTCGGAAAAATGTTAATTCTTCTAATGCCAATACTTTGGCTTCTACCTTTTTAACGGTATATGATGATCAATCTGATCAACAGTTGGAACTCTTCCAGATTATGGAAAGTTTTTGGGAGCTGGAAGAAATCCCTGATTGTAAcccaaaatattcaaataaagaatATGTGGAAAACTTATTTCAAGATACAACTCTTATCCTTTCTTCCGGGCGATATCAAGTAGATACAAAGCTTTTTGCAGAGTATCAGAGTGTAATTTCAGAATATCTGACACTCGGATACGCTAAGATCATTCCTTTATCTTTTTATCATAGTTTATCAAACGAGTTCAAATATTTCATACCTCATATGTCGATAATACGAGAAGAAAGTGTTCCCAAAAAACTCGAGGTCGTGTTCGATTTTTCAGCTAAAACTGACTCTGGTGTGTCCCTTAACGACTTAACTTCAGAGGGTTATCAACTTCAGGACAATCTTTTTGACATTTTTTGTCGATTTAGATGCTACAAATATGTTATTTGTGCTAACATCAAAATGATATATCGATTTATAGACATCAACCCAAAACATAGACATTTACAAAACATACTGTGGAGAGACGAACATACTCCCGATGAACATTTTAAGTGTATTCAATTATCCTCTTCAAGTTTCGGGAAAAATTGTGCCCTATTTCCAACCACTCGTGTCTTAAAAGAGATTGCTTTAAATAATCCTGAGTTTCCCAAATCACAGCATTCTATCCTCCATCAAACTTATATGGATGACATTCTGACAGGAACTAATAATAAAAatgactaaataaataaataataaataaataaataaaaaagacaattatttaaagaaaataatgatagcttatacaagcgacaaagtatttaaaacaatagtaatgaacataaaattgtaaaactggtTTATACATA
Protein-coding sequences here:
- the LOC140452798 gene encoding uncharacterized protein, with protein sequence MKVELADSFFFEFSQIYILIGCDLYHYLLKSTVIITGGNLASFIDTDLGYVIADPAPRKNVNSSNANTLASTFLTVYDDQSDQQLELFQIMESFWELEEIPDCNPKYSNKEYVENLFQDTTLILSSGRYQVDTKLFAEYQSVISEYLTLGYAKIIPLSFYHSLSNEFKYFIPHMSIIREESVPKKLEVVFDFSAKTDSGVSLNDLTSEGYQLQDNLFDIFCRFRCYKYVICANIKMIYRFIDINPKHRHLQNILWRDEHTPDEHFKCIQLSSSSFGKNCALFPTTRVLKEIALNNPEFPKSQHSILHQTYMDDILTGTNNKND